A segment of the Marinitoga sp. 1197 genome:
CCATCATCTGTTGTAACATAATAATTTGCTCCTTCTCCTGATTTTCTTATAAGAGAAATAAATACATTTGATAATGGTGCTCCAGCATTAGACATAACATAAAAATCATAACTTGCTCCACTTTGAGGAGGCAAAGGCGCACTTACAGCAGAACCCGCATTAATTCTCCCATAACCTGCAGCATGATCCCAACCTGCTATATCTATATCATCTGCAGTATTTTCTATCATTTTCTTTATTTGATATGGCGTTGCATTTGGATGTAATTGTTTTAACAATGCTGCTAAAGCGGAAACATGTGGTGTTGCCATTGATGTTCCAGCCCAATAATCATATGGTTCTGAATAAACACCATAAATTTGAGCTGAATGCCTTGGGATAGTAGATAAGACCTTTTCCCCAGGCGCAGCTACAGAGATAGTATCACTTCTATTTGAAAAATCAGTAACTTCATCTCTTGCATTTGAAGCAGCTACTGCTATAACTCCAGGGTATGAAGAAGGATAATGCCAGTGTTGGTCAGTATGATCATTTCCTGCTGCTGCAACAAATACTGCTTTATGATATAATGCGTAATCAATAGCAAGTTTTAGAGTTTTTGAATATCCACCACCGCCCCAGCTATTTGACAATACTTGAGCGCCATTGACAACAGCCCATATTATACCTCTTGCAACATACGCATCACCAATATAGTCTGGCTGGAATATTGGTATTGACATTATTTTTGCGCCGTATGCAAGTCCAACTACTCCATTTCCATTTTTTTTAGCAGCAATAGTTCCTGCAACATGTGTTCCATGATCATCTCCATCATCACCAGGGCCACCAATTACTGCATCATAATCTTCATCAGGCATTATTAAATTTCCACTAACTGGATCAAATCCTGCTACAAATTGACCGGCTAAATCTGGATGTTGCGCATCAATTGGTGTATCAATAACTGCAACAATTACATTTGTTCCTGTAGCCACTTTCCATGCATCAATAGCGTTAATTTTATTCATTCCCCACAAGCTATCTTCTGAAACTCCATCTAAGCTTTTGGTTATAGTATCATCGACAATAACAGGTTTAGGGTCTATTAAATCTCTTTTAAAACTTGGCTCAACATATTTAATTCCATCAAGTTTTAATGATTTTAATCTAGCATAAGCATCTTTTACTGTTCCGTTAAATTTTATTCCAACAACCTTAATTTCTGGAATTTCAATATAAACTTCACCATTTAAAGCTTTTTTTATTTCTTCAATTGAATCTTTATTTTCGTATCCTACAAGTATTCTCCCTTCAAATACTTCTGCATTATTGAATTCGCTAAACACAACATTGTTATCTTTATCATTTTCATTCGGATTCAACAAAGTGGTCTGACAACTAGCAAAAATGAACAATATTGATAAAAGACCTATTAAAATATATTTTAAATTTTTCATATTCACCCCTCCTTATTATTGTTTTGACCAGTCATCGTCGCTTCTTAGACTGATTTCCCAATATGTTTTATAATATTTCAAAATACCTTTCACATCAAGTCTATCTCCAATAGTGGCATCTGAAGTTAATATATTAGATCCACCTTTAAATATGTATATTGAAGCTGTACTGTCCGTTGTGTCATATTCAAGACTTAACCCATATTTATCAATACTTGTTATTGTTCCTGATGAGCTAACTAAAGCACTTGCATAAGGATTTAATCCTATATCATTTTCCTCTAATATAGAAGGATCTAAAGGTATAGCATTTAATTCATTTCCAGATAGCTGATCTAATATCATAACATTTTTCACAGCAAATGTTTTTCCAGAAGTATCAGAATACATATCGCCTTTTACAATAAGAATATCACCGATATTTACATTATAAACATTAGAATCAAATTTCAATTTTAATGCCTTATTTGTTATAGGATCTTCTAAATATACATAATTTTTATATACATCTACTACAGAACCAACAACATTAGCTCCAAATAAATATGTTGAAAGATATTTATCTTGAGATTCCTCTATGGAATATGTATCATAGATATCTGTTCCAGTAGTAAATGTGTTAAATGCATCAGCATCCACTCTACCAAATGGATCTACACCATATCCCTGATCTATAGAAATTGATATTGCACTTGATACATCATTTTGAGTATAAGCATATGCAAGATCTATTGCCCATGAATATGTTTTATTAGGAGCAAGTGGCTCATTATACATATATAATCCGTTAGCATTTAGTAAGAACCATTGTTGAGATGCATAATTTACTGCTAAAGGATAAGGGCCCATAACATCATACATTTGTTGATATACCTTACCATCTTCACCTATATATCCAGGCAATAGATGTTGTTCAGACTGAACTAAATCATAAATCCATAATGTATACTCAAAAATAGCATTATCCAATGAATTATCATAAACTTTCGGTCTGAATTCAAAAATAGGTTCTCTTGCAACGTTTGTTGATAACATAGATGGTGAGGTTAACTCTACATCAAACATACCAAGTGGAATTACAGAACCTAAATAATGTAATTTTGTTTCACCATCATCATAAACAGCCGTAACACCATAATGAACTTCTTTACCAGGTTCCAACTTAGGACTGTAGTCTCTGAAGATAAAGTTATTTTTTGAATATTGTGACACATATCCAGCCTTTTCCCAATTTAAGCCATCAAATGATCTGTATATATTATATCCATTTGGATATTGATACAATACCCCATTAGGATCAAACGCATTAACAGGAATCCACCATACTTCAACCCACAAATTGGAATTTAGTTGTGCTGCTTCAATATTATAATCTAACTTTTTATTAAATTTTGATTTAAACAATTTAATCTTATTTTCAACATTTCTTTTAATTAAATTATTTATTTTTACATTAGCTTTTTCAATATTGCTTCCTTGACTATAAAATCCTATTTCCATTCTTCTTGTGTAAGAATCCAAATTAGTTCCCATGTCATAAGATGCCCAATCTGCAGGTGTATATTTCGGAAGAACTATGTCATTATTATTTAAAATATTTAAATACTTTACAATTTCAATTTGATTATCATTGTAATCATAAACTGTTATATGTAAATCCGTTAACCCCTTGTAGTCAAAGGTATTAAAGACAAACGCCACTTCTGAAGCTCCTGATGTATAACCCCTATCTCCAGTCATAAAACCAGATCCCGGTGTTTTCCCTAAAGCTGCATAAATAATATTTATATGATCGTTTGACACAGGAGTTGCAGTAACTTCAACAAAAATAGGGTAATTAATTACAACATTATCAATATCTAAAGCTTCTGGTTTGTTTTCAGGCGTTGCTCCATTTGAAGCCCAAAGATAGTAATCATTGTACTTATAAACACGAAAATCTACTTCTGGTAATTCTTGCGTATCTGGGTCTGGATTTAATTCTGCTTTTCTTAATGTAATATAAACATCTTTTACTTCTCCTGCTTTAAGCATTAACCCATCAACCTTTGTTAAAGCATGATTTAACTTGGTAGCTTCTATAGTTAAAATGGTTTTATCTGTTATATTTGATATAGTAAATGTTGCAACACCACTATCATCTGTTGTATTTGTTATACCATTTAATGTAATATTAGCACCAGACACGGCAGGTCCTGATTTTGCATCAGTTACATAAACTACAACTGTGGCATTACCTGTTATTTCAGATGTTGGTGCAGTATATATAAATTCTTTTTCTGATATTCCGCCAAATGGATCTTTTGCTACAACAATATAATTTCCATCTTTATTCTCTGTATTAAAGAAATTTGCATATTTTTCGCCTATTAAAGTTGAAGCTTCCTGAGTTCCTGAATATATTTCATATTTTAATTCATCATTATCATTATCAATAGCATCCCATGAAAACTTAACAACAGAATCATTTACAATTTCAGATGCAACTTCTGTTTCAAATACTGGTGCTGTATTTGATTTAAGTGTAAATGACCACACAGGACTTTTCGTTTCAAATCCTTTTTCATCCCTTGCTACCACGTACCAAGAAATATTTTCTTCTGGCAAAAAACCTCCAAATTGAATTTCGGTACTTTCTGTTGTAGTTATAAAAGAATCATCTATATATACATCAAATTCCAAAGTATCGTTATCAACGTCTGTTGCCAACCAAGATAATTTAACAATAGCGTTAGTATCGAATGTAGAATTTTCCCAAGCTACATTAATAGCATTATTTTCTGGAGAAGAATTTCCAATTTCTGGGAAATGATTTTCACCATCATATAATGAATTTGCTACTTGAAAAAGAAATTCAGGGCTTTCTACTTCTATATTATTCAATTCAACAGCAACAATTTTCATAGAATAAGTACCTATAGTTGCTAAATCTGTTATTTCATATGTTTTATTTGTGGTAGTTCCTACAAGTGTGAACTCTGTTTTTCCCGGAGATTTTAACATTATTTTATATTCATATTCCCTTCCGTCAATATAAGATAAAATATCCCAGGAAACATTTTTTGAAGTATTTTTTAATACAGATGTGTTATTTTGAGAAAGGATTTTTACCTCTTTAACACTTGGTACAACCTTAAAAGTTAAATCCTTTGTTTTAACTGTCTGATCCCCAGCTGTTACTTCAACGTAATACGTATAATCACCTAAATTTACAAACTTATTTTCAGGTATAGTAACTTCTGTTAAATTAGAACCACTTTTTTCAAAAACTATAGAATTGCCGAGCTTTACAACAACTTTTGCTGTAAAAGAATCGCCCCCTGCAACAGACCATTTAATATCAACTGGTGATTTTACAGGCACAACACCATTAATACCGGTTACAGCTTTTGTAATAGAAATAGTCAAAGGTGTTTGTTGCCTAATACATGATGCAAAAAGCAACAAAAATAATAAGCCAAAAATTAGTAAATATGAAACTTTTTTCTTCATCCAACTACCCCCTTTTATGAAATTTGATTTGTTTAACTAACAGTTAAACTTTTTATTATTATAATATTTAACATTGTATTATACAATAATTTTTTTTGATTTTCAAGTTATCTAAAGGTAAAATTAAATAATTAGGAAACCTAATATTAATTAAATCAAATAAAAATGAAGCAACATTCCGTTGCTTCATTCGAATAATTTTAACATATCTTCTTTTGATAAATTTTTGATTATAGAATTTTCCGAAGTAATGGCCATGTTATAAAGTTCTGATTTTGCGTTTTTTAATTTTAATATTTTTTCTTCTATAGAATTTTTTGTTATAAATTTATATACAAAAACAGCTTTTGTTTGACCAATTCTATAAACTCTATCAGTTGCTTGATTTTCAACAGCTGGATTCCACCATGGATCATAATGTATTACATAATCAGCACCTGTAATATTTAACCCAGTTCCACCAGCTTTTAAACTAACCAATAATAGTTTAATCTCATTATTTCTATTAAAATCTTCAATAATCTCTACTCTTTTTTTTGTTTGGCCAGTTATTTTACTATATTTTATATTCTCTTCATTTAACCATTCTTCCATAATATTAATCATTTTAACAAATTGCGAAAACACAACTATTTTATGATTTTCACTTAATACTTCTAATACAAATTTTTTAAATTCATTAAATTTAGATGATTCTATATTTAAACCAAGTAGTCTCGGATGGTTTACAATTTGTCTTAATCTTAACAATCCTTCTAATATACTAAAGTTTAAATTTCCCTGTGACATTGCTATTTTTTGTCTGTATTCCTGTAGAACTTGATGATATATTTTCAGTTGATGCTGTGTCATTTCATTGAATATATATTCTTCTGTT
Coding sequences within it:
- a CDS encoding carboxypeptidase regulatory-like domain-containing protein gives rise to the protein MKKKVSYLLIFGLLFLLLFASCIRQQTPLTISITKAVTGINGVVPVKSPVDIKWSVAGGDSFTAKVVVKLGNSIVFEKSGSNLTEVTIPENKFVNLGDYTYYVEVTAGDQTVKTKDLTFKVVPSVKEVKILSQNNTSVLKNTSKNVSWDILSYIDGREYEYKIMLKSPGKTEFTLVGTTTNKTYEITDLATIGTYSMKIVAVELNNIEVESPEFLFQVANSLYDGENHFPEIGNSSPENNAINVAWENSTFDTNAIVKLSWLATDVDNDTLEFDVYIDDSFITTTESTEIQFGGFLPEENISWYVVARDEKGFETKSPVWSFTLKSNTAPVFETEVASEIVNDSVVKFSWDAIDNDNDELKYEIYSGTQEASTLIGEKYANFFNTENKDGNYIVVAKDPFGGISEKEFIYTAPTSEITGNATVVVYVTDAKSGPAVSGANITLNGITNTTDDSGVATFTISNITDKTILTIEATKLNHALTKVDGLMLKAGEVKDVYITLRKAELNPDPDTQELPEVDFRVYKYNDYYLWASNGATPENKPEALDIDNVVINYPIFVEVTATPVSNDHINIIYAALGKTPGSGFMTGDRGYTSGASEVAFVFNTFDYKGLTDLHITVYDYNDNQIEIVKYLNILNNNDIVLPKYTPADWASYDMGTNLDSYTRRMEIGFYSQGSNIEKANVKINNLIKRNVENKIKLFKSKFNKKLDYNIEAAQLNSNLWVEVWWIPVNAFDPNGVLYQYPNGYNIYRSFDGLNWEKAGYVSQYSKNNFIFRDYSPKLEPGKEVHYGVTAVYDDGETKLHYLGSVIPLGMFDVELTSPSMLSTNVAREPIFEFRPKVYDNSLDNAIFEYTLWIYDLVQSEQHLLPGYIGEDGKVYQQMYDVMGPYPLAVNYASQQWFLLNANGLYMYNEPLAPNKTYSWAIDLAYAYTQNDVSSAISISIDQGYGVDPFGRVDADAFNTFTTGTDIYDTYSIEESQDKYLSTYLFGANVVGSVVDVYKNYVYLEDPITNKALKLKFDSNVYNVNIGDILIVKGDMYSDTSGKTFAVKNVMILDQLSGNELNAIPLDPSILEENDIGLNPYASALVSSSGTITSIDKYGLSLEYDTTDSTASIYIFKGGSNILTSDATIGDRLDVKGILKYYKTYWEISLRSDDDWSKQ
- a CDS encoding S8 family serine peptidase; translated protein: MKNLKYILIGLLSILFIFASCQTTLLNPNENDKDNNVVFSEFNNAEVFEGRILVGYENKDSIEEIKKALNGEVYIEIPEIKVVGIKFNGTVKDAYARLKSLKLDGIKYVEPSFKRDLIDPKPVIVDDTITKSLDGVSEDSLWGMNKINAIDAWKVATGTNVIVAVIDTPIDAQHPDLAGQFVAGFDPVSGNLIMPDEDYDAVIGGPGDDGDDHGTHVAGTIAAKKNGNGVVGLAYGAKIMSIPIFQPDYIGDAYVARGIIWAVVNGAQVLSNSWGGGGYSKTLKLAIDYALYHKAVFVAAAGNDHTDQHWHYPSSYPGVIAVAASNARDEVTDFSNRSDTISVAAPGEKVLSTIPRHSAQIYGVYSEPYDYWAGTSMATPHVSALAALLKQLHPNATPYQIKKMIENTADDIDIAGWDHAAGYGRINAGSAVSAPLPPQSGASYDFYVMSNAGAPLSNVFISLIRKSGEGANYYVTTDDGYGTFYSVDPGDYTLVLSGPDYMQFDSLNYRAEEATVLTKNITLSDESTIIYLVLDSTFKLDITLDSTITGGSTLLVTDVDTTEEATEFSISEEATEFSADLSNLSGQFKLIIYRDVTKSASEITFSGIATINGNPVPVIGIIPENESKGFIEDARFVKNVPAGSIPWTIF